In Drosophila simulans strain w501 chromosome 3R, Prin_Dsim_3.1, whole genome shotgun sequence, a single window of DNA contains:
- the LOC6729254 gene encoding GILT-like protein 3 translates to MNKIFGLLFALCPVLVWPTPGNGQSPDESRLLVAIHYEALCPDSMSFIRRRLYDALQDNDWWSVTDLKLYPFGKAGFYNNTSTGERQVFCQHGVDECELNALHACIIETLGIRKAFNMIYCMLRSYSNELDSCSRSMGVDVSKARGCKASRTTPDILAPYGKETLKLGISFVPTIVFENDFDPYDQRSIRNNFERHFCRQYLKKFNIKLPTCSAIL, encoded by the exons atgaataaaatatttgggcTACTGTTTGCTCTGTGTCCGGTGCTCGTTTGGCCCACGCCCGGAAATGGCCAGTCGCCGGATGAGTCCCGCCTCCTGGTGGCCATCCACTACGAGGCCCTGTGCCCGGACAGCATGAGCTTCATCCGGCGCCGTTTGTACGATGCTCTGCAGGACAACGACTGGTGGTCGGTCACCGATCTGAAGCTATATCCATTTGGCAAGGCGGGA TTCTACAACAACACATCCACTGGCGAGAGACAAGTGTTTTGTCAGCACGGCGTGGATGAGTGCGAACTGAATGCGCTCCATGCCTGCATTATTGAGACCCTGGGCATCCGGAAGGCCTTCAATATGATCTACTGCATGCTGCGCTCCTACTCGAACGAGCTGGACTCGTGCTCGAGGAGCATGGGTGTGGACGTCAGCAAGGCCAGGGGGTGCAAGGCATCGCGAACCACACCAGATATACTAGCGCCCTACGGCAAGGAAACCCTTAAGCTGGGCATCTCCTTTGTGCCCACCATTGTGTTCGAGAAT GACTTTGATCCTTACGATCAGAGAAGCATTCGCAACAACTTCGAGAGACACTTCTGTCGGCAGTATCTGAAGAAGTTCAACATCAAACTGCCCACTTGTTCCGCAATTTTGTAA
- the LOC6729255 gene encoding GILT-like protein 2: MRGAAVFVCLLLGLVGVATPRRMRGPQADRLAITLYYEALCPYCMEFVTTQLNPSMVRQDRLPFTDLTLVPYGNAMTNDDGNVECQHGVMECELNAWHACILEHHDIAQSLKLIACMMRGKKNRLDKCADHYQIDVGDVKNCKKTRQVNDILRKYGKETAKVSFQGVPAVALDNVYNSDLSANLTDHFDAIFCAKYKEKFNKQLNNCQ; this comes from the exons ATGAGGGGGGCGGCTGTCTTTGTGTGTCTGCTGCTGGgattggtgggcgtggccacgccAAGG CGTATGCGAGGTCCGCAAGCTGACCGACTGGCGATCACCCTGTACTACGAAGCATTGTGTCCCTACTGCATGGAGTTCGTGACCACGCAGCTCAATCCCTCGATGGTACGCCAGGATCGACTTCCGTTTACTGATCTTACGCTGGTTCCTTATGGAAATGCCATG ACGAACGATGACGGAAATGTGGAGTGCCAGCACGGAGTGATGGAGTGCGAATTGAATGCGTGGCACGCCTGCATACTGGAGCACCATGACATTGCCCAATCCCTCAAGCTGATCGCCTGCATGATGAGGGGCAAGAAGAACAGGCTGGATAAGTGCGCTGACCACTATCAAATCGACGTGGGCGATGTCAAAAACTGCAAGAAAACGCGACAGGTGAACGACATTCTGAGGAAGTACGGCAAGGAAACGGCCAAGGTCTCATTTCAGGGAGTGCCAGCCGTAGCTCTGGATAAC gtTTACAACTCGGATCTATCAGCCAACTTAACTGATCATTTTGATGCCATTTTTTGCGCCAAGTATAAGGAAAAGTTCAATAAGCAGCTAAATAATTGTCAATAA